A single region of the Jatrophihabitans sp. GAS493 genome encodes:
- the mtrB gene encoding MtrAB system histidine kinase MtrB — MNAFAEKIAALRSADHPRLRAIGSRVSQFANRLRQTWSRSLQLRVGVTTATVTSVVVILVGVFLVNQISAGILRAKRDAAIAQANTGLQTAQRVLSGVGVGDVAGVSAAVDQIQANLTATGPSAGLFTIEIESTSAPLSTAQSETGIPIELRRLVQGGNLAVQYSPISQAGHRDPVPGLIVGEPISAAGGVFELYYLFALTAEQSTISLVQRTVLISGIVLVIFISGIAYLVTRQVVRPVQVAAATAARLAAGDLSQRIPVHGTDDIALLGQSFNDMAGSLQGQIRRLEDLSRLQQRFTSDVSHELRTPLTTIRMATELLYSERAEFAPVLARSVELLLTELDRFEALLADLLEISRYDAGVARLDSEKTDLRGVLANAVAASNTLAQRHGIELVVDGPATPVLVEMDARRVERILRNLIGNALDHADGRPVVATVAADEHSAAVAVRDHGVGLRPGEAGLVFNRFWRGDPSRSRLTGGTGLGLAISLEDARLHGGWLQAWGERGLGAQFRLTLPLNLGDTLVSSPLPLEPEALIEFDVRQDG; from the coding sequence ATGAACGCGTTCGCCGAGAAAATCGCCGCGCTGCGTTCAGCCGACCATCCGAGGTTGCGCGCGATCGGGTCGAGGGTCTCCCAGTTCGCGAACCGGCTCCGGCAGACATGGAGTCGCTCACTGCAACTGAGGGTCGGGGTGACCACCGCGACGGTCACGTCAGTTGTCGTCATCCTGGTCGGCGTCTTCCTGGTCAACCAGATCAGCGCCGGAATTCTGCGGGCCAAACGCGACGCCGCGATCGCTCAGGCCAACACCGGCCTGCAGACTGCGCAGCGGGTGCTCTCCGGAGTCGGCGTCGGGGACGTCGCCGGGGTCAGTGCGGCCGTAGACCAGATCCAGGCCAACCTCACCGCCACCGGCCCCTCGGCGGGCCTGTTCACCATCGAGATCGAATCCACCAGTGCACCGCTGAGCACTGCGCAGTCCGAGACCGGCATCCCGATCGAGCTGCGGCGACTGGTTCAGGGCGGAAATCTGGCCGTGCAGTACTCGCCGATCTCGCAGGCCGGACACCGCGACCCGGTGCCCGGTCTCATCGTCGGTGAGCCCATCTCGGCCGCCGGTGGCGTCTTCGAGCTGTATTACCTCTTCGCCCTCACCGCCGAGCAGAGCACCATCTCGCTGGTCCAGCGCACAGTTCTCATCTCCGGCATCGTGCTGGTCATCTTCATCTCCGGCATCGCCTACCTCGTCACCCGGCAGGTGGTCCGCCCGGTTCAGGTCGCGGCGGCGACGGCCGCCCGATTGGCCGCCGGTGACCTGTCGCAGCGAATACCGGTTCACGGCACCGATGACATCGCCCTGCTCGGTCAGTCCTTCAACGACATGGCCGGGAGCCTGCAGGGCCAGATTCGCCGCCTTGAAGACCTCTCCCGCCTGCAGCAGCGCTTCACCAGCGATGTCTCGCACGAGCTGCGGACCCCGCTGACCACGATCCGGATGGCCACCGAGCTGCTTTACTCCGAACGCGCGGAGTTCGCTCCGGTGCTGGCCCGTTCGGTCGAGCTGCTGCTCACCGAACTGGACCGTTTCGAGGCGCTGCTGGCCGATCTGCTGGAAATCTCCCGCTATGACGCCGGTGTCGCGCGGCTGGATTCGGAGAAGACGGATCTGCGTGGGGTGCTGGCCAACGCGGTGGCGGCCAGCAACACGCTGGCCCAGCGGCACGGCATCGAGCTCGTCGTCGACGGGCCGGCCACTCCGGTACTGGTCGAGATGGACGCGCGGCGGGTCGAGCGGATTCTGCGCAATCTCATCGGCAACGCCCTCGACCATGCCGACGGGCGTCCCGTGGTCGCCACCGTGGCCGCCGACGAGCACTCGGCCGCCGTCGCCGTGCGCGACCACGGTGTGGGGCTCCGTCCGGGTGAGGCCGGTCTGGTCTTCAACCGATTCTGGCGTGGTGACCCCTCCCGCAGCCGTCTCACCGGCGGCACCGGGCTGGGCCTGGCGATCAGCCTCGAGGACGCCCGCCTGCATGGCGGATGGCTGCAGGCCTGGGGCGAGCGGGGTCTCGGTGCCCAGTTCCGGCTCACCCTGCCGCTGAACCTGGGGGACACGCTGGTCTCGTCCCCGCTACCGCTTGAGCCCGAGGCACTGATCGAGTTCGACGTGAGGCAGGACGGATGA
- the hpf gene encoding ribosome hibernation-promoting factor, HPF/YfiA family: MEVVVRGRNVEVPDHFRVHVSEKLARLERYDGKISRADVELNHEPNRRQHDNCQHIEITCRTRGPVVRAEACADDFYKALELATEKLERRFRHAADRRRVHHGRRTPVSVAIATAAADALAASEASSATEDEEPYDGPGKVVREKEHPAKPMTVDQALFEMELVGHDFFLFSDADCGLPSVVYRRHAYDYGVLRLTG, translated from the coding sequence ATCGAAGTTGTCGTCCGAGGACGAAACGTCGAGGTGCCCGATCACTTTCGAGTTCATGTCTCCGAGAAGCTGGCCCGCCTGGAGCGCTACGACGGCAAGATAAGCCGTGCCGATGTCGAGCTGAACCACGAACCCAACCGCAGACAACATGACAACTGCCAACACATCGAAATAACCTGCCGCACCCGCGGCCCCGTCGTACGCGCCGAAGCGTGCGCCGATGACTTTTACAAGGCTCTCGAACTGGCAACCGAGAAGCTGGAGCGCCGTTTTCGCCACGCCGCTGATCGCCGCCGGGTCCACCACGGACGACGCACCCCTGTGTCAGTCGCAATCGCCACCGCCGCCGCCGATGCGTTGGCGGCCTCAGAGGCGAGCAGTGCCACCGAAGACGAGGAGCCCTATGACGGGCCGGGGAAGGTCGTTCGGGAGAAGGAGCACCCGGCCAAGCCGATGACCGTCGACCAGGCACTATTCGAGATGGAACTCGTCGGACACGATTTCTTCCTCTTCTCCGACGCCGACTGCGGTCTGCCGAGCGTCGTCTACCGGCGCCACGCCTACGACTACGGCGTGCTCCGCCTCACCGGCTGA
- a CDS encoding ComF family protein, with amino-acid sequence MPLVSPFLLSSLADLIFPNHCLGCAHPGPVLCLSCRPQGGLLQVATPGVRCIAAAPYEGPLRRALLHYKERGRHDAAPVLGELLARSVQATAGGTPGGLDRVLLVPVPSARGARRRRGGDHMARLAEIAAERLAAAGAGLRPVPVLDLLSLSRPVRDAAGLSRDERAENLAGAMTVDSRASLEAGGFGDADRVILVDDIVTTGATVTEAVRALRGGGWPVLAAATVAATRRKAGIDREIPARSESRNATHVSREQTP; translated from the coding sequence ATGCCGCTCGTCTCCCCGTTCCTGCTCTCGTCGTTGGCCGACCTGATCTTTCCGAACCACTGTCTCGGGTGTGCCCATCCGGGCCCGGTGCTGTGTCTGAGCTGCCGCCCCCAGGGCGGACTGCTCCAGGTGGCGACACCCGGGGTGCGGTGCATTGCCGCTGCGCCCTACGAGGGTCCGCTGCGCCGCGCACTGCTGCATTACAAGGAACGCGGCCGCCACGATGCGGCGCCGGTGTTGGGCGAGCTGCTGGCCCGGTCCGTCCAGGCCACGGCCGGCGGTACTCCAGGTGGGCTCGACCGGGTGCTGCTCGTCCCCGTCCCCTCCGCGCGGGGCGCCCGGCGGCGGCGGGGTGGTGATCATATGGCGCGGTTGGCTGAGATCGCGGCCGAGCGTCTGGCGGCAGCCGGGGCCGGTCTCCGGCCGGTACCGGTCCTCGACCTGCTGAGTCTGAGTAGGCCGGTCAGGGACGCCGCGGGGCTGAGCCGCGACGAGCGAGCTGAAAATCTGGCCGGGGCGATGACGGTCGACTCCCGCGCCAGCCTGGAGGCCGGCGGGTTCGGCGACGCTGACCGGGTCATCCTCGTTGATGACATCGTGACCACCGGCGCCACGGTCACGGAGGCCGTCCGGGCACTGCGGGGCGGCGGCTGGCCGGTGCTGGCGGCGGCCACGGTCGCCGCGACCCGCCGCAAAGCGGGCATAGACCGCGAAATTCCGGCCCGGAGCGAGTCACGGAATGCCACCCATGTAAGCCGTGAGCAAACGCCATGA